gaacagtaaacattttaacaaaataaaactacttagaattattgcaagaaattttttgctattccaccatgtagagtaatcactgtgcttcaaatactgaaattttgatagcattcaatgaaatataaacaaagatagtacattttgtaataggtggcatacataaagttgcagccactttgtttaccgataaagggcacttcagattacggagactttcaacaaagcgggcactctaataactgagttttatcttctacctcaaatgcatttatttatattatggctattcatacgaaacattttttaaatatatttttcaaaaatcacatgactattaatttatactatgtttattataattgcaattttcaaataagataatatttattattaaatatatgtgtacggataatgcgaatccacacaatcgtgtttaattttacttatagcagggctctagataacggtagtgaaggggtttttatgacgcaaatacacatttgttcttcataaaatcccatgtcggttgtgcttatttgaatcgcatcatcaagacgatacttatgcgtagcaacaaaattaaaaagagaatggtaaaactccctgtattttgagccctgcttatagggagcacttccctttacgcaacgctaacgtttgctcgaagtgcgattcacctgaccctaaatcactgttttggttgagttttaagaatcacggttaaaattaaatcgtaaaatcaactgattctggaaaaaaaggaatgcgtacataaaatgtttaaatgtcatattatggagtcagtacttagtatacccacacaaacgaagtttagggtgctatattggatagaacttcatatgcagcatgtgttgtgtttatattaaaaaaaagacggatatgcataatttttacaccactatcgtgtgattaaatcaaccccgccctttcttttattgctattttagtttattggcattgagccaaaaagttccaatagaatttcgaacctgcatcgctgctgatattaatctctgagaggcagtttaagcagagtgattattcatgacatgctatctaatataaaagaaaatagccttagtaccttcatttggacataaagataaatgctttagatcaaccgcttagaacgtaatttaaaatatatggtcatatagattttagacatatccaatttgtttaacatttatctttcacatttataccaaatcataatcatatttcaaagggataagaacatgcttcggttattcgttttttatttgcgtactaagtacatacatttttatttattgcctgcttactttaacagtattccacagcgaattctgcatttttgattcaaaaaatacgagtgtgttatatctggaaaaaagtgtctagatgtcaggaaacgaagtgccattgttttttagatgatcggtaaacgaagtgcagatgaaaaatgtgcatgcgactcttaaaacatttgaattttctcaaatacattagtaaactaaaatgtaacatgttgtaacattactggatatattgatcttttatttcgaatagtaagcacgttcttgatttatttccaagtatgtttattttgtttaaatatgtactgatcattcaattcatgctgattatcgatgaaattttatcgttttttttaaaaataattcaccgtttttccgcgaatttctttcttcgcaatacgaagtgctataccattaatcacccaaacaatgttctgtgtctaaaaaccaaataaacagaacataaatacaaaaaagctgaagaactcacctctcgcgcgtggcgtttgttgttctctgtaagtgaagtgccatccgtaaacgaagtattcgcatacccggcgtgtttaATCGCCAGCGGAAATATTCAATCGCCATTGGCTTTTTTGCGATCGGAAACGCCAACATATAAACACATATCCGTCTCCGAAATAACGTTAGAAAAATacacttttaaataattaaatttaaaaaagggttaaattgatttttgttttttgtcacttgtcagtcgcatattcaccgcatgaaatgtgtaaTATTAAGTGCACGTATATTTAAACCACACGTAAATGTTCGTAGGTAAAAAATATGCTACGAgcgatcacatcatatgtgtcctcacatggcatattatcagggtttttttcaccatcgaaatatatggtggtatttaattgtttcatttacATGCAGTTTCCTTTTCATTTCAATCCCACTTTACGATCCGCGTCAAGTGAAATTTGATAATGATGATAGTTTTGTCCACGGGAGCGCGCATGTGGGTGCATGCCAACAGATAAGCAATATCATTTCTTCTGTTTAATGGTGattacaaaacaatatactcgCCATACAAACGCCATTGAATGCGTGTGAAACGTTAACCTGTAGAAAttgaatacccccccccccccgtccaATGAAATTCGATGTGTGTATTCcaggtttatttacaggtcttatccgcgtcttcacgactacatatAGGTACGGACCTGCCAATGAAATTCGAATGCAACCTTTTGCTTTTTCAACATGTACTTGCTACGCACAGTTTCTTATATAGCAGTCAATCCCTGGCCAAGGCTCATATAGCTCCGGGACTCTATACGTATAACAAACCATGCTTGTTGGCACGTGAAGGACGTGCGCACACGTAACATCAGCGGTGCACATTGCCTGGCATTCCTCGACCGTCTTGTTAATCCAATTATGTATTGATTCTCCCGCCGTAGAGGTGTCTTTCATTTTTCTGAAGGTGTTGCCGAAGGACGGACACtctgaaaaatataattacatatcCAGGACCGCCGTGTTCTTCACGATGCGTCGAAGAACGCCCCAAGCCTGGAGCTAATTACGTCACCGCCCATCTCGACCGTTTGATTTCATTATAAACTCCACACACACAAGCAAATCGCCGAACTGCAgtgcatcattatttttttaatgtaatcgCATAAAAAGCAAGCATAACATTGTAAAGGATTAAGAGAatttcatttttaacaatatgtaaAATAGTTTTGTGAACTTAACGTAAATTCGTTTCATTAGTAATAGCAAGtttaagtactactactacttctactacttctactactactataatgataataataataatgataataatagcaATACTATTTTGAAATTTTTACAGAAAAATTAGGAGTTAGGATTTCCTTAGAGGCATAGAAATACATCAAACCCTGTAACCCTACACCGCTATGTGCACCAGCATGCGCAATACTGATTAATATGTGCATACTTATACTTAGGAAGACAATATACTCACCGCTGGAGCAAGATCCAGACGTTGGATTGTATCTTAAGAAATTCTGACAATTTACAATCGCTAAAGACGTTGTCATCTGCGGTGTCAGTGTTGTGGCGACATCTACAGGCGTTGTCATCTGCGGTGTCGGTGTTGTGGCGACATCTAGTCTGAAGTAGCGTGCGCCGGAAAAGTTGCAAACTTCGGTGATGCCAGCTGCGTTTCTAGGAAAAACGAAGCACTTTTCTGCGGCGTCTGTCAGGAACCCCACGCAGTCCTCATGTCGGGAGCACGCAATAGCGCACCGAACGGCACTTCCGGTTGGCGTCACAAGGATAGCTGGGAAACAGGTAGCGTTTGGAGCCAGCTCAACTTGCTCAAAATTTAGGCGATTAAATACTGCGTTTGCTTCCGCCGAAACCAGCAACACGAGCATTACATATTTCTCCATGACCATATAACGCATTGATACAGCGATGTGTGTCAAAACGCTACTGAACGTTTCGTTAATGAATTCTAAAGTGAGCGTACGCTTGTTTTGACGCTGGTTTTGACAGCATTAATTACCTAATTGAAGTGAAAATGCTGAACCCTTGTTTGTGTTCAACAAACATACTCAAACAGATCTTATTACCGCGTCTGTATACACATCATTAATTTTAGAGAAACCGGCGGCATATCAATAAAAGCTCTGCGTGTACAATCAATTTTCTATAgacgttttttttattcaaatgaagtaattaattttaattaagggAAATCAGTTTGAACAGTATTTTGGAAAGACTCTActggaaaataatgaataaaagtGCTTACGCGTTTTCTTCGCAAAACTATAGTTAAAGTACAAGTTTGAAATTggtattgttcaataaataattgGTAGCCATCTGCCTGTTCACAGCACAACTGTTGAATTTATCACGTGTTCCAGATTCAGACATTGATTTCGAAGCATTTTTTTACGGATTGGCACACGCGTCGATAATGTCTTCTATTCATCAAAGGGTAACACACAGTCTTAAAAACAAATGAAGCTGTCAACACCAAAATATACTAGTACTTTATACAGTCGAAACCCTATGGCTCGAACTCGCGCAGACCGACACGAAAAGTTCGACCCATCAGAATttcgagaaaaaaaaacgatttctAATATAATGTCTATATATGAACATTCGTCCTACGGAGCttccgacctaccgaccgacggACAGGTGCAAAACAATTTGCTTCCTGTAGCAACATATCCTTCGAATAAGGGCATATTTATTCAAGCGGTGAAGTATGCATTGGGTTTCAATTTTGCGGATATGACATTGATTCAAAATCAAATCTCATATTTAGACATTTGCTCTGTCGAGATAATTAAGACGCGTCAGTATACGATATATAAATATTAGTTCTCTGTTCTCGCCGAGCTGTCCCGCTATCTCGTTTCGTTTTCTTGTAATTTCACATCGTGATTTCTTTACGTCGCATCGATATATTTTTATTGTGCCTTCGCGTTCTCGCCCTTGTAATTCTAACGTTGATAGTGCGAAATCACGATGCGATAATACGAGATTACGACGTGAAACTGCGGGATTGCAATGCGACATCGTCAGATCACGATGCGAGGTTACAAGAATATGATGCGAGATCGCGAAATCACTTTCATAAGCTCGAATCATGTTCTTGCATTTTCGAACCTTGAAGAAAAACTACAACAGTGGCTACACATGTGAAAACATGATGCGAACAAGATATCGATCTTGATATCGCGTTTTTTGTATCGTGTTCTCGCTGTCTCGCCCTGAAATTGACAATGTGAAATAACGAGTTGCTCTACCGGGATACTGTATAAAATTCACCCTCTTGTAGAAAAAAATAAGGCcatttaatattaatacaatCCTGTCTATATTTCATTGTAAtataaaacgaaaacaaactgAGTTTTCATTTGATAATAGTTCTATTATTTGGACACTGAACAATCCCGTATATTCGTGTTAAATGTGTAGATCGGTAGCCCAACGAAaattaagggacgacactttccgccttaattggatttttgccaagcagagacttcattcaaacgaaaaatgtcataaaagcggaaagtgtcgtccctgattagcctgtgcggactgcacaggctaatctgggacgacactttgcgcacatgcattacgcccagttttctcagaacacgactcaaatttgCGACTAAGTTTGCTTCATTGTCATATTCGCTATTGGTTACAACAAGTAATTATGCGAGCTAttataattcattttttattgaacCGTTTATAATAAAATCGAATAAGGGACCATACTGACCATAAGCTA
This sequence is a window from Dreissena polymorpha isolate Duluth1 chromosome 16, UMN_Dpol_1.0, whole genome shotgun sequence. Protein-coding genes within it:
- the LOC127862953 gene encoding uncharacterized protein LOC127862953; its protein translation is MRYMVMEKYVMLVLLVSAEANAVFNRLNFEQVELAPNATCFPAILVTPTGSAVRCAIACSRHEDCVGFLTDAAEKCFVFPRNAAGITEVCNFSGARYFRLDVATTPTPQMTTPVDVATTLTPQMTTSLAIVNCQNFLRYNPTSGSCSSECPSFGNTFRKMKDTSTAGESIHNWINKTVEECQAMCTADVTCAHVLHVPTSMVCYTYRVPELYEPWPGIDCYIRNCA